In Limnochordia bacterium, a single window of DNA contains:
- the coaD gene encoding pantetheine-phosphate adenylyltransferase has product MRVAICPGSFDPVTYGHLDVIKRATRIFDRVYVTVLNNPTKNPLFTVEERLDFLRRATADLENTVCEYFEGLLVDYARQRKAVAMVRGLRAVSDFESEFKMASMNRNLNPDVETIFMMTSGEYAFLSSSIVREVASYGGDVSKWVPGFVAVALQARLQERNLERSRQL; this is encoded by the coding sequence ATGAGAGTGGCAATATGTCCCGGTAGTTTCGATCCGGTAACGTACGGGCACCTAGATGTGATCAAGCGTGCGACCAGGATTTTCGACCGGGTTTATGTTACCGTATTGAACAACCCGACGAAAAACCCCCTGTTTACAGTTGAGGAGCGACTTGACTTTCTAAGAAGGGCCACGGCCGATCTGGAAAATACTGTATGCGAGTACTTTGAAGGCCTTTTAGTAGATTATGCCCGGCAGCGCAAAGCGGTGGCCATGGTACGGGGATTGCGGGCTGTATCCGATTTTGAATCCGAGTTTAAGATGGCCTCGATGAACCGAAACCTGAACCCTGATGTGGAGACTATTTTCATGATGACTAGTGGGGAGTATGCTTTTCTATCGTCTAGTATTGTTCGTGAAGTGGCTAGTTACGGTGGTGATGTCTCTAAATGGGTTCCTGGTTTCGTCGCGGTAGCATTACAGGCGAGGTTGCAAGAACGTAATCTAGAGAGGAGCCGCCAACTATGA
- the rsmD gene encoding 16S rRNA (guanine(966)-N(2))-methyltransferase RsmD has product MRIIGGSLRGRVLKAPKGTATRPTTDRVRESIFNIIAPFIQGAYFLDLFAGSGAIGIEALSRGAKKVVFVEKSKRTASGIRANVQMFGLEDRAEVLVGDVWSHVPKLMDFDLVFADPPFDCGFVGPLLDLVETSGILKDQGFCIIEHSLKESPPQALSGLSLIRQRRYGSIEVSVFRKEEKQNESGNMSR; this is encoded by the coding sequence TTGAGAATTATCGGCGGGTCCTTAAGGGGGCGGGTGCTAAAAGCCCCCAAAGGTACGGCAACAAGACCGACCACTGACCGGGTGCGGGAGTCCATCTTTAATATCATCGCCCCGTTTATCCAAGGGGCCTATTTCCTTGATCTATTTGCAGGTTCCGGGGCCATAGGAATAGAGGCTTTAAGCCGGGGAGCAAAAAAAGTGGTCTTTGTCGAGAAATCCAAAAGGACTGCTTCGGGGATCAGGGCCAATGTACAAATGTTCGGCCTAGAAGATCGGGCAGAAGTGTTAGTCGGAGATGTCTGGAGTCACGTCCCCAAGCTGATGGATTTTGATCTTGTATTTGCTGATCCGCCCTTCGATTGTGGATTTGTGGGCCCTTTGCTAGACCTGGTAGAGACAAGTGGTATCCTAAAGGACCAAGGATTTTGCATCATTGAACATAGTCTGAAGGAGAGCCCTCCGCAAGCTCTCAGTGGCCTATCATTAATACGCCAAAGGCGCTATGGTTCCATTGAGGTATCGGTTTTCAGAAAAGAGGAGAAGCAAAATGAGAGTGGCAATATGTCCCGGTAG
- a CDS encoding DegV family protein, whose product MAIRVFTDSSADIPKELKDEYNIVDVPLKIRFGDEEFKDGVELSAADFYTKLAGSSVMPSTSQPSPGEFIEAYKAHSQPQDTIISVHLSSELSGTFQSANLASSMINDREIIVIDGRNASVGTGMIALAAAGAAAQGKTKDEIVALCKRIVSNLKVYFVVETLEYLHKNGRIGKAAALVGGLLKIKPILCIDDGVVAPYAKARGTKRALSQMVAEVAQDISQFKKEPVIFVVHANNEAGAKDLVERLMQETNCPQPSVAVVGPVIGSHAGPNTLGVLCYDAALLE is encoded by the coding sequence ATGGCCATACGGGTTTTCACCGACAGTTCTGCGGATATTCCCAAGGAACTGAAGGATGAGTATAACATAGTGGATGTGCCCTTAAAGATTAGGTTTGGGGATGAGGAGTTTAAGGATGGGGTGGAACTGTCCGCTGCTGATTTTTATACTAAGCTTGCAGGAAGCTCTGTGATGCCGTCCACATCACAGCCTTCTCCTGGGGAGTTTATCGAAGCGTACAAGGCCCACAGCCAGCCACAGGATACGATTATATCGGTACATCTATCTAGTGAGCTAAGTGGCACCTTTCAATCCGCAAACCTAGCATCATCCATGATCAATGATCGGGAAATTATTGTCATTGACGGTAGGAACGCTTCTGTGGGAACGGGGATGATTGCCCTTGCTGCTGCAGGGGCCGCCGCCCAAGGAAAGACTAAAGATGAGATTGTCGCCCTATGCAAGCGGATTGTCTCTAATCTGAAAGTCTACTTTGTGGTGGAGACCTTGGAGTACTTACACAAAAATGGACGGATTGGTAAGGCCGCCGCACTGGTTGGAGGATTGCTAAAGATTAAGCCGATCCTCTGTATCGATGATGGAGTGGTTGCTCCCTATGCTAAGGCCCGGGGCACAAAAAGAGCCTTAAGCCAGATGGTTGCGGAAGTGGCACAGGATATTTCCCAGTTCAAGAAAGAACCAGTCATCTTTGTTGTCCATGCCAATAATGAAGCAGGGGCCAAGGATCTTGTGGAACGATTAATGCAGGAGACCAACTGCCCCCAACCCAGTGTTGCAGTTGTTGGTCCGGTTATTGGCAGTCATGCGGGTCCGAACACCCTTGGTGTTTTGTGCTATGACGCGGCGCTGCTAGAGTAA
- a CDS encoding DAK2 domain-containing protein — MEGKLTGAQFRKLLYAAIIALAEHKDEINALNIFPVPDGDTGTNMFLTLYAAGLEVEKVTTNVLFEVAQIAARGALMGARGNSGVILSQLIRGFANGLGRKQHADPNDLALALISASRQAQQAVMKPVEGTMLTVARSMAQEARQNAKAGDVLDFAKLTCRAAEDALARTPEQLPVLKQAGVVDAGGKGIVVICQGALGAWDSEQELDLGILKGVTASDESAKAKSLDIPTITEEDIVGKYCTELLLYGQGIDEKRVRKVLMEYGDSLMVVGDGRAFKIHIHTDYPGKVLNYCGLLGDMRGIKIDNMVEQNQNLIQRANGTTPKKKTGVVAVAVGEGFEEIFRSLGADEVVSGGQTMNPATEDLMEAVNRVEAESVVILPNNKNIIATAKQVAELVERPIEVVPSRTVPEGIISMINYDPSEDAKANRGNLESVIKQIKNGEVTYAVRGLEVDGFSVSENDIIGLWNGKLSAVGSEVNNTLLDLIDAMLDEDDELVSVYYGSDVTKEKAEEIYKSISSKYPDLEIELYYGGQPLYYYLVAIE; from the coding sequence GCTCTAGCAGAACACAAAGACGAAATAAATGCATTAAATATATTTCCCGTGCCCGATGGAGACACGGGGACAAACATGTTCTTGACGCTTTATGCGGCAGGTTTAGAGGTAGAGAAGGTTACCACTAATGTTCTATTTGAAGTGGCTCAGATCGCAGCCCGGGGGGCATTAATGGGCGCACGGGGTAACTCAGGGGTCATTCTCAGCCAGCTAATCCGAGGATTTGCCAATGGGTTAGGTAGGAAACAACACGCGGATCCCAATGATTTGGCCCTAGCTCTGATCTCTGCATCAAGACAGGCGCAACAAGCGGTGATGAAGCCAGTAGAAGGGACGATGTTGACCGTTGCCAGAAGTATGGCCCAGGAAGCAAGGCAGAACGCTAAAGCCGGAGACGTGCTGGATTTTGCCAAACTGACATGTCGTGCCGCCGAAGACGCCTTGGCCAGAACCCCCGAACAGCTGCCCGTGCTAAAGCAAGCTGGTGTGGTTGATGCTGGGGGCAAGGGAATCGTTGTGATTTGTCAGGGAGCCTTGGGGGCCTGGGATAGTGAACAAGAGCTTGACCTTGGTATCCTCAAAGGAGTGACAGCTTCCGATGAGTCGGCCAAAGCCAAGTCATTGGATATACCGACAATTACGGAAGAAGACATCGTAGGCAAGTACTGTACCGAACTACTCCTATATGGACAGGGGATCGATGAGAAGCGGGTACGTAAGGTACTCATGGAGTATGGAGATTCCCTGATGGTAGTGGGAGATGGAAGGGCCTTTAAGATACACATTCATACCGACTACCCCGGAAAGGTGCTCAATTACTGTGGTCTTCTTGGGGACATGCGGGGGATCAAGATCGACAACATGGTGGAGCAGAACCAAAACCTGATCCAACGAGCAAATGGCACCACGCCGAAGAAGAAAACAGGAGTGGTGGCGGTGGCGGTAGGAGAAGGGTTCGAAGAGATTTTCCGTAGCCTAGGTGCCGATGAGGTTGTCTCTGGGGGTCAGACTATGAATCCAGCTACGGAGGACTTAATGGAGGCGGTCAACCGGGTTGAGGCAGAGTCAGTGGTGATCTTACCTAACAACAAGAATATTATTGCCACAGCAAAACAGGTGGCTGAACTGGTAGAAAGACCCATCGAGGTTGTGCCTAGTCGGACTGTTCCTGAGGGAATTATAAGTATGATCAACTACGACCCTAGTGAAGATGCCAAGGCGAATCGGGGAAACCTAGAGTCGGTGATTAAACAGATCAAAAATGGTGAGGTTACCTATGCGGTCCGGGGTCTTGAAGTGGATGGCTTTTCAGTAAGCGAGAATGATATTATTGGACTCTGGAATGGTAAGCTTAGTGCAGTGGGTTCCGAAGTAAATAATACGCTACTGGACTTAATCGATGCCATGCTTGATGAGGACGATGAACTAGTCAGTGTCTATTATGGCTCCGATGTGACCAAAGAGAAGGCGGAAGAGATCTATAAGTCTATTTCCAGCAAGTATCCTGATCTGGAAATTGAATTATACTATGGTGGCCAACCATTGTATTACTACTTGGTTGCTATTGAATAA